The Sphingomonas sp. OV641 DNA window ATGTGTCGCAGAAGCAATGACGAATGTCGCCGACGCGGGCCTTGCCGACGATCTCCGGCGCGGCGTCATTCTGGCCCATCGCGCGACCGAGCGCCTCGGCAACCTCGGTGACGGAGCGGTCGTGGCCCGAACCGACGTTGAAGGTGCCACCGACCGCCTCGGGCAGGACCAAAGCATCGGCGAAGGCGCGGGCGACGTCACCGACATGGACGAAGTCGCGGCGCTGTTCGCCATCCTCAAACACCATCGGGCGCTGCTTGTTGAGCAGGCGCGAGGCGAAGATCGCGAGCACGCCGGTGTATGGGTTGGAGAGCGCCTGGCCTGGGCCATAGACGTTGAACAGGCGCAGGCAGACGCTTTCGATGCCGTAGGGCGCGCCCATGATGTGGGTGGTGCGCTCCTGCACGTATTTGTTCAGCGCATAGATTGAGGAGAGCGCCGGGCGCTTGGTCTCGGGCGTGGCGACGGGGGTGAGCGGGCGACCCTGCGCGTCGGTGGGATCCCATTGGCGCATGCCGTCGCGGATCATGCCGCGCGCCGCGTCCTCGACCAGCGTGCCATCGGCATCGCGGTACAGGCCCTCTCCGTAGATGCTCATGGAGGAGGCGGTGACGACGCGGCGCACGGGCCTGTCGATCAGCCGTTCGAACAGTACCGCGGTGCCGACGTCGTTGACCGAGGTGTAGCGCTCCACCTCGTACATCGACTGGCCCACGCCGACTTCCGCGGCAAGGTGGACGACGCTGTCGATGCCGTCGAGCGCCTTCGCCACGGCATCGCCGTCGCGCACGTCAGCGACGACCAGTTCGGCCTCGGGAGAAAGATTGGCGGGACGCTGGCCGCCATCACCGTGGACTTGCGGCAGGAGATTGTCGAGGATACGCACGCGGTTGCCACGGCGGAGCAATTCTTCGGTGACAAAGCGCCCGATGAACCCGGCGCCGCCCGTGATCAGAATATGTTCGCTCATCAGTCCCCGCTTTGTGTTTGTTCTGGTTTTCCGCCGGCTTAGCGACGGCCCCACGGGAGCAGGAACATCTTCATCTACCCTTTGTTCCCGAAGCGATATGATCGCGGTGCGACTTCGCGCGCTTTTCCGGAACGCGGATGCGGGCCGTCCGTTGGGGACGTCTTCAACAAAGATGCGTCGGGGGACTGATTGGCGGCGATCATTCATCTCGTTCGGCACGGCGCGCATGCCGATGCCGGTCGGGTGCTGACGGGGCGAGGGGGAGACGACGGTCTCGCTGCGGCCGGGGCGGCGCAGGCCGCCTGGGCCGCCGAGCGACTGGCATCGCAGGCTATCGTTCGCGTGGAAAGCAGTCCGCAGCGACGGACACGCGAGACGGCCTCAGTGATCGCGGCTGCCTTTGGCATCGCCCCCCGGATCGTCGATGCGCTGGACGAACTCGACTTTGGCGACTGGACCGGACGGGTCATCGCCGATCTGGACGGTGATCCGGCCTGGACGCACTGGAACACCGCCCGATCAGCCGCGCAAATTCCCGGTGGCGAGCGGATGACGGACGCCGTGGCGCGCGCGGTGGAACACCTCGGGGCGCTTGGCGCCGGCACATGGGACGGAGCGATCGTCTGCGTTTCCCATTCCGACATCATTCGCGGGGTGGTGGCGCATTACCTTGGCTTGTCGCTCGATCGCATGCTGGCTTTTGACGTCGACCCGGGCTCGATCACCAGTCTGGTGGTGGGAGAATGGGGCGGGCGGTTGTTGTCGCTGAATGTCCGGGCAGCGTGATGGTTCGTCAGTCGGCCGTCTTCTCATCCAAAGCGTCAAGCACCTGTTCGGGTGAGACGTCCCGCTTGATCTCGTCGATCTCCGGGTCGCTGCCCACGCCCATCTTCTGCGCCATTCGCTCGATCATGCCAGCAAGGCGCGTCAGTTCATGTTCGGTCAGCAGCGAGATGTGGAGATCTAGGTCTCCGCGCCGGTCCGCCGCAGCGGACATGCGGTTTTGCGAGATGAGCACAAATGTGGACAGGAAGATCGCCTCAACCGACGCCTCCATCGCAAGGATCACGAAGGTGGGATCGAACGGCCGCAACCCGGGAATCCAGCCCAGGTTCCAGACGATCCATCCACCGAACAAGGCGGCGTGCAGCGCCACGAAGCGCATCGAGCCGGCGAACTGCGTAATCCTGTCCGCGATCCGATCGCCCAGCGGAGCACGCTCAGCTTCG harbors:
- a CDS encoding histidine phosphatase family protein — translated: MAAIIHLVRHGAHADAGRVLTGRGGDDGLAAAGAAQAAWAAERLASQAIVRVESSPQRRTRETASVIAAAFGIAPRIVDALDELDFGDWTGRVIADLDGDPAWTHWNTARSAAQIPGGERMTDAVARAVEHLGALGAGTWDGAIVCVSHSDIIRGVVAHYLGLSLDRMLAFDVDPGSITSLVVGEWGGRLLSLNVRAA
- a CDS encoding DUF1003 domain-containing protein is translated as MSDGQMAHTLRDNIERLAARAEREAERAPLGDRIADRITQFAGSMRFVALHAALFGGWIVWNLGWIPGLRPFDPTFVILAMEASVEAIFLSTFVLISQNRMSAAADRRGDLDLHISLLTEHELTRLAGMIERMAQKMGVGSDPEIDEIKRDVSPEQVLDALDEKTAD
- a CDS encoding NAD-dependent epimerase/dehydratase family protein — protein: MSEHILITGGAGFIGRFVTEELLRRGNRVRILDNLLPQVHGDGGQRPANLSPEAELVVADVRDGDAVAKALDGIDSVVHLAAEVGVGQSMYEVERYTSVNDVGTAVLFERLIDRPVRRVVTASSMSIYGEGLYRDADGTLVEDAARGMIRDGMRQWDPTDAQGRPLTPVATPETKRPALSSIYALNKYVQERTTHIMGAPYGIESVCLRLFNVYGPGQALSNPYTGVLAIFASRLLNKQRPMVFEDGEQRRDFVHVGDVARAFADALVLPEAVGGTFNVGSGHDRSVTEVAEALGRAMGQNDAAPEIVGKARVGDIRHCFCDTSLAAEKLGFRATADFETELAVLADWVAQQTAEDRVSHARAELEKRGLVA